In the Haloferula helveola genome, one interval contains:
- a CDS encoding zinc metallopeptidase codes for MNFELLLAQLQQAPQQGTPLFGIGYWILIGATMLVSMLISGTLKSRFQKYSQIPIRMTGAQVAEMMLRQNGINDVQVVSVPGQLTDHYDPRKKTVNLSEPVYHQNTVAAAAVAAHECGHALQHQQAYAWLTMRSKMVPAVQLASGLTNILMWMAILGAVAFSSQATIFIWVFLGAMGVTTLFSLVTLPVEFDASKRALAWLDRSGAVANMEHEKAKDALFWAAMTYVAAAVAAIAQLAYWAVMLLGRRD; via the coding sequence ATGAACTTCGAATTGCTCCTCGCCCAGCTGCAGCAGGCGCCCCAGCAGGGCACGCCGCTCTTCGGCATCGGCTACTGGATCCTGATCGGCGCGACGATGCTCGTCAGCATGCTGATCAGCGGGACTCTGAAGTCGCGTTTCCAGAAATACTCGCAGATTCCGATCCGGATGACCGGCGCGCAGGTGGCCGAAATGATGCTGCGCCAGAACGGAATCAACGACGTCCAGGTCGTCAGCGTGCCCGGTCAGTTGACCGACCACTACGATCCGCGGAAGAAGACCGTGAACCTCAGTGAGCCGGTTTATCACCAGAACACCGTCGCTGCCGCAGCCGTGGCGGCCCATGAGTGTGGTCACGCGCTGCAACATCAGCAGGCTTACGCGTGGCTGACGATGCGCTCGAAGATGGTGCCGGCGGTGCAGCTGGCCAGTGGCCTGACGAACATCCTGATGTGGATGGCGATTCTCGGGGCGGTGGCATTCAGCTCGCAGGCGACGATTTTCATCTGGGTCTTTCTCGGCGCGATGGGCGTGACGACGCTTTTCTCGCTGGTGACGCTGCCGGTGGAATTCGATGCCAGCAAGCGCGCGCTCGCGTGGCTGGATCGCAGCGGTGCGGTCGCGAACATGGAGCATGAGAAGGCCAAGGACGCGCTGTTCTGGGCCGCCATGACCTACGTTGCCGCCGCCGTTGCCGCGATCGCACAGCTCGCCTACTGGGCGGTGATGCTGCTCGGACGGCGGGATTGA
- a CDS encoding efflux RND transporter periplasmic adaptor subunit, with the protein MSNSNSTRTAIGWVVVLFILTVTAWFGWKALNDAKPDAGGKGGGGRPPSAVIFRPAEKREIVETLTATGTLRATRRAEVAAIESGAIESLSVDEGDAVEAGAVLAKIDARRLEAQLQEASAGLTSAKAELAQREAEQERAVQDEEMMRGLWDQRAVAEREYLDSLREMKVAEARTRAAKEMIEAAAKRLELLEVRQKDLEVRAPFAGRVVVRHTELGEWVSEGAPVVTLVSTGEAEAWLQLPERHASLLRETSPAQVELKFSGVGESISADKLTVIPEIDGGSRRFTLVAHIPDPENRLTPGSSVTATVPLGEAVPRVIVPTDAILTSYAGNYVFVPDRSGEGPPTAKRVDVQLLFERAGEAVLADGALEEGAEVIVEGNERLMPGAPIAPKPWVSKEAPPTAEKETAQAR; encoded by the coding sequence ATGTCGAACTCGAACTCAACACGTACTGCCATCGGATGGGTGGTGGTCCTGTTCATCCTGACCGTCACCGCCTGGTTTGGCTGGAAGGCGCTGAACGACGCCAAGCCTGACGCCGGCGGCAAGGGTGGGGGAGGCCGTCCGCCGAGTGCGGTGATTTTCCGTCCGGCCGAGAAGCGCGAGATTGTCGAGACGCTGACCGCCACCGGTACGCTTCGGGCAACGCGCCGGGCGGAGGTCGCGGCGATCGAGTCCGGGGCGATCGAAAGCCTGTCGGTCGATGAAGGTGACGCTGTCGAAGCCGGAGCGGTGTTGGCGAAGATCGATGCCCGCAGACTTGAGGCGCAACTGCAGGAAGCCTCGGCGGGCCTGACATCGGCCAAGGCGGAGCTGGCGCAGCGCGAGGCCGAGCAGGAACGAGCGGTCCAGGACGAAGAGATGATGCGTGGCCTGTGGGATCAGAGGGCGGTCGCCGAGCGCGAGTATCTGGACAGCCTGCGGGAGATGAAGGTTGCCGAAGCCCGCACCCGCGCGGCCAAGGAAATGATCGAGGCCGCTGCGAAGCGGCTCGAATTGCTCGAGGTTCGCCAGAAGGATCTCGAAGTTCGTGCGCCGTTCGCCGGTCGGGTGGTCGTGCGCCACACCGAGCTGGGCGAATGGGTCAGCGAGGGCGCGCCTGTGGTGACGCTCGTCTCGACCGGAGAGGCCGAGGCATGGCTCCAACTTCCCGAACGCCACGCGAGCCTTCTTCGCGAAACCTCTCCTGCCCAGGTCGAGCTCAAGTTCTCCGGCGTGGGCGAGTCGATTTCCGCCGACAAGCTCACGGTGATTCCCGAGATCGACGGCGGCTCGCGGCGCTTCACGCTGGTGGCCCACATTCCCGATCCGGAGAACCGCCTGACTCCCGGATCCTCGGTCACCGCCACCGTCCCGCTTGGTGAGGCGGTGCCGCGGGTGATCGTGCCGACCGACGCGATCCTGACCAGCTACGCCGGCAACTACGTGTTCGTTCCTGACCGCTCGGGCGAGGGTCCGCCGACGGCCAAGCGGGTGGATGTTCAACTGCTCTTCGAGCGCGCGGGTGAGGCCGTGCTTGCCGATGGAGCACTGGAAGAGGGCGCCGAGGTCATCGTTGAAGGTAACGAGCGCCTGATGCCCGGTGCCCCGATCGCACCGAAGCCATGGGTTTCGAAGGAAGCGCCGCCAACGGCGGAAAAGGAAACCGCCCAAGCCCGCTGA
- a CDS encoding efflux RND transporter permease subunit gives MRSFIEFLLKQPITIAVGTMLAIFSGILAISRVPVRMTPEVSSVVIAVTTNWENASVEEIESDIVEEQERALGEVTGLTSMISTAAAGQGTIRLEFETGTDIGEAQDEVLQKLDEVPGYPSGVLRPVVEDVDPESADYIAWIGLFSTDPAYDPGQLYDFMDRSMKPRFERIPGISQVGVRGATASELQVVVDPEALAQRGITYAQLRDGISAANANFSGGKIEMGKRDFRVRATGRFDTPEAAAEMIIYRDEAGPVYLGDVAEISNGFKEPTSWVRSRGQRAAFFNFQLQRGANLLETMQMLLDEVETMNQPGNLLDQKARQLGLDGTLELVPTYNASTYVEDAFVLVRSNLVLGGVLATIVLLFFLRSLRAVGIIAIAIPVSIIASFTVLVMLGRSINIISLAGLAFAVGMVVDNAIVVIENIHRHLEMGKGPVAAARDGAIEVGGAVLASTMTTVVVFAPILLIEEQAGQLFRDIALALMAAVSLSFIVSVTLIPVASGKWLKAHETGDGPSLFDRVFGSRFFKILGAPFRPLAILFERMPDIAAKGVTMATSTWPRRLLIIGSFTLVTIVGTRILLPPLDYLPQGNRNLVFGLLFPPPTYNLEKLSEMGGQIEEQIKPLWEATPDKYGVETRLNNGNAEAEDHREPVALGDGSGETVVPPPLDNYFLVSFEGRMFHGGISADKTRVADVIPAFRKATMGMPDTFAIAKQMPLFRIGGSTGGAIQIDFRGADLDRVSQAAGATMGALFASVPPGTNITPAPPNFALPLDELRIVPDDERLRELGMTRTDLGLAIQAGGDGIVLFRDYEQNGELKDIKILTARDEGEQPVDKLIDLPIATPEGGIVDIRSVSKLERVRGPDQIRHVDRQRAVTLEFEPPAGQPLETVIEQVNGIIDGLRANGTIPPDVSVGLAGSAGKLAEIKNSLLGDGTPAGTVGSSLFMAFLVIYLLMVILFQSWSYPLVIMLSVPLATFGGFLGLAMVHSWSKLDRYMPVQNLDMLTILGFVILAGVVVNNAILIVHQALNFMRDEGLEPQSAVVESVRSRVRPILMSTLTSVGGMLPLVLMPGAGSELYRGLGAVVVGGLTVSTIFTVVLVPTVLSAIFALKQPEPGVEAVPAQVPG, from the coding sequence ATGAGATCGTTCATCGAGTTTCTCCTGAAGCAGCCGATCACCATCGCGGTCGGTACGATGCTTGCGATCTTCAGCGGCATCCTTGCGATCAGCCGTGTGCCGGTGCGGATGACTCCGGAGGTCTCTTCGGTGGTCATCGCGGTGACCACCAACTGGGAGAACGCCTCGGTCGAGGAAATCGAGTCCGACATCGTCGAGGAACAGGAAAGGGCTCTCGGCGAGGTGACGGGGCTCACCTCGATGATCAGTACCGCGGCGGCGGGGCAGGGGACGATCCGTCTCGAGTTCGAAACCGGCACCGACATTGGCGAGGCGCAGGATGAGGTTCTGCAGAAACTCGACGAGGTTCCCGGCTATCCCAGCGGCGTGCTGCGGCCGGTGGTCGAGGATGTGGATCCGGAGTCGGCCGACTACATTGCGTGGATCGGTTTGTTTTCGACCGATCCGGCCTACGATCCGGGCCAGCTTTACGACTTCATGGACCGGAGCATGAAGCCCCGCTTCGAACGCATCCCGGGCATCAGCCAGGTCGGTGTGCGCGGGGCGACGGCCTCGGAGCTGCAGGTGGTGGTCGATCCCGAGGCGCTCGCGCAGCGCGGCATCACCTACGCGCAACTCCGCGACGGCATCAGCGCCGCGAACGCCAACTTTTCCGGGGGCAAGATTGAGATGGGCAAACGCGACTTCCGGGTCCGTGCGACCGGTCGCTTCGACACCCCCGAGGCCGCCGCGGAAATGATCATCTATCGCGACGAGGCGGGACCGGTTTACCTCGGTGACGTCGCCGAAATCAGCAATGGTTTCAAGGAACCGACCTCCTGGGTGCGGTCGCGCGGCCAGCGTGCGGCGTTTTTCAACTTCCAACTCCAGCGCGGCGCCAACCTGCTCGAGACGATGCAGATGCTACTCGATGAGGTGGAGACGATGAACCAGCCGGGTAACCTGCTCGACCAGAAGGCGCGCCAGCTCGGGCTCGACGGGACTCTCGAATTGGTGCCGACCTACAACGCCTCGACCTACGTCGAGGACGCCTTCGTGCTGGTCCGGTCGAACCTCGTTCTCGGCGGCGTGCTTGCCACGATCGTCCTGCTCTTCTTCCTGCGAAGCCTGCGGGCGGTGGGGATCATCGCGATCGCGATCCCGGTCTCGATCATCGCTTCTTTCACCGTGCTGGTGATGCTCGGTCGCTCGATCAACATCATCTCGCTCGCCGGATTGGCCTTCGCGGTCGGCATGGTGGTCGACAACGCCATTGTGGTGATTGAGAACATCCACCGGCATCTTGAGATGGGCAAAGGACCTGTCGCCGCGGCCCGCGATGGTGCGATTGAAGTCGGCGGGGCGGTGCTGGCTTCGACGATGACCACCGTGGTCGTCTTCGCGCCGATCCTGCTCATCGAGGAGCAGGCCGGTCAGCTCTTCCGCGACATCGCGCTGGCGCTGATGGCGGCAGTGAGCCTGTCGTTCATCGTCAGTGTCACGCTGATCCCGGTGGCTTCCGGGAAATGGCTTAAGGCTCACGAAACCGGCGACGGACCGTCGTTGTTCGATCGTGTCTTCGGGTCGCGCTTCTTCAAGATTCTCGGCGCACCGTTCCGGCCATTGGCGATCCTTTTCGAGCGCATGCCGGACATTGCCGCCAAGGGCGTAACGATGGCGACTTCAACCTGGCCACGGCGCCTTCTGATCATCGGAAGCTTCACACTGGTCACGATTGTCGGCACGCGGATCCTCCTGCCGCCGCTCGACTACCTGCCGCAGGGCAACCGCAACCTCGTGTTCGGCCTGCTCTTCCCGCCACCGACGTATAACCTCGAAAAACTCTCTGAGATGGGCGGCCAGATCGAGGAACAGATCAAGCCGTTGTGGGAAGCGACACCGGACAAATACGGCGTCGAGACCCGGCTCAACAACGGCAACGCCGAAGCCGAAGATCATCGCGAGCCGGTGGCGCTCGGTGATGGATCCGGCGAAACGGTGGTGCCGCCGCCACTCGACAACTACTTTCTGGTGTCGTTCGAGGGCCGCATGTTCCACGGCGGGATTTCCGCGGACAAGACGCGGGTGGCTGACGTCATTCCCGCGTTCCGCAAGGCGACAATGGGGATGCCCGACACCTTTGCGATCGCCAAGCAGATGCCGCTGTTCCGGATCGGCGGCTCGACCGGCGGAGCGATCCAGATCGACTTCCGTGGGGCCGACCTCGACCGAGTTTCGCAGGCCGCCGGCGCGACGATGGGGGCGCTGTTCGCATCCGTGCCTCCGGGGACCAACATCACGCCGGCACCGCCGAACTTCGCTTTGCCGCTGGATGAGTTGCGGATCGTGCCGGACGACGAGCGCCTGCGCGAACTCGGCATGACCCGCACCGACCTCGGACTTGCGATCCAAGCCGGAGGCGACGGCATCGTGCTTTTCCGCGACTACGAGCAGAACGGCGAGCTCAAAGACATCAAGATCCTGACGGCCCGCGACGAGGGCGAGCAGCCGGTCGACAAGCTCATCGATCTGCCGATCGCGACTCCCGAAGGTGGGATTGTCGATATCCGCTCGGTCTCGAAGCTCGAGCGCGTGCGGGGGCCGGACCAGATCCGCCACGTCGATCGCCAGCGCGCGGTGACGCTTGAGTTCGAGCCGCCGGCCGGCCAGCCGCTCGAGACCGTCATCGAGCAGGTCAACGGCATCATCGACGGCCTGCGGGCCAACGGGACGATCCCGCCGGATGTCAGCGTCGGACTCGCCGGGTCAGCGGGCAAGCTGGCGGAGATCAAGAACTCGCTGCTCGGCGACGGAACACCTGCCGGGACGGTCGGTAGCAGCCTCTTCATGGCCTTTCTCGTCATCTACCTGTTGATGGTCATCCTGTTCCAGAGCTGGAGCTATCCGCTGGTGATCATGCTCAGCGTGCCGCTGGCGACCTTCGGTGGGTTCCTCGGACTCGCGATGGTCCACAGCTGGAGCAAACTCGACCGCTACATGCCGGTGCAGAACCTCGACATGCTCACCATCCTAGGCTTCGTGATTCTCGCCGGGGTGGTGGTGAACAACGCGATCCTGATTGTTCACCAGGCGCTGAACTTCATGCGCGACGAGGGTCTCGAACCCCAGAGCGCGGTGGTCGAGAGCGTGCGCAGCCGGGTGCGCCCGATCCTGATGTCCACCCTGACCTCGGTCGGCGGCATGCTGCCCCTGGTGTTGATGCCCGGTGCCGGATCCGAGCTCTACCGCGGTCTCGGTGCGGTGGTCGTCGGCGGCCTGACCGTCAGTACGATTTTCACCGTAGTTCTCGTCCCGACCGTTCTGAGCGCGATCTTCGCCCTGAAGCAACCCGAGCCCGGGGTTGAAGCGGTTCCCGCGCAGGTCCCGGGTTGA
- a CDS encoding efflux transporter outer membrane subunit, producing the protein MKLLPITPFSGCCLGLGVLLLAGCAVGPDYQVPPAKLEASFKSAGFSAPAPEGSWWKLFGDSELDRYIRMAEQGGPSARAALARYDQARSDLGLAKADASPAITGEMYATRRQDSGNTNFSAGIYNDYRAALNLSWEIDLWGRVRRQIGAAAADTSAAGFEYQAVLLSLRAEVARAYLSLRFADAEIELLEETEGLRSEARRLMKARFDGGASSRVDHERSVVEHEAVKAELEQLRAQRAKYENAVAALVGRSASGFRIPARSGRPSSPGVPGAVPSDLLRRRPDIAAAERRLAAASERIGVAIASYLPRVSLNGSGGFGSLSTGDLFNSNSKLWSLGPEVDVPIFQGGRAFGDKAKAEAAYREALENYRDVLVKAVQETEDSLNDTRRLATASQARARGSKSSKKAAELVRKRYEGGATDYFEVVESERNSLNGQRETVSVQLNRALATTRLIQALGGGWTR; encoded by the coding sequence ATGAAGCTCCTTCCGATCACTCCGTTTTCAGGCTGCTGCCTCGGTCTCGGCGTCCTGCTGTTGGCAGGCTGCGCCGTGGGACCGGACTATCAGGTGCCTCCGGCCAAGCTCGAGGCCTCGTTCAAGAGCGCGGGCTTCTCGGCCCCGGCACCGGAGGGATCGTGGTGGAAACTTTTCGGCGACTCGGAACTGGACCGCTACATCCGGATGGCGGAGCAGGGTGGGCCGAGCGCCCGAGCCGCCCTTGCGCGCTATGACCAGGCGAGGTCGGACCTCGGACTGGCGAAGGCCGACGCCTCACCGGCGATCACCGGTGAGATGTATGCCACGCGGCGACAGGACAGCGGCAACACGAACTTTTCCGCCGGTATCTACAACGACTACCGCGCGGCGCTGAACCTGAGCTGGGAGATCGACCTGTGGGGGCGGGTCCGGCGCCAGATCGGAGCGGCCGCGGCGGACACCTCGGCGGCTGGATTTGAGTATCAGGCGGTCTTGCTTTCACTGCGTGCGGAGGTGGCGCGGGCCTACCTTTCGCTGCGCTTCGCGGATGCGGAAATCGAGCTTCTGGAAGAGACCGAAGGACTGAGGAGCGAGGCGCGTCGACTGATGAAGGCGCGTTTCGACGGAGGGGCGAGCAGCCGGGTCGACCACGAGCGATCGGTGGTGGAGCACGAGGCGGTGAAGGCGGAGCTGGAACAGCTTCGTGCCCAGCGCGCCAAGTATGAGAACGCGGTCGCGGCCTTGGTCGGACGCAGTGCTTCCGGGTTCCGGATTCCGGCCCGCAGCGGACGGCCGAGTTCGCCGGGTGTCCCCGGTGCGGTGCCGTCCGATCTGCTGCGCAGGCGTCCAGACATCGCGGCTGCGGAACGTCGGCTTGCGGCGGCGAGCGAGCGCATCGGCGTGGCGATTGCCAGCTACCTGCCACGGGTGAGCCTGAACGGTTCGGGCGGTTTCGGCTCGCTGAGCACCGGTGATCTTTTCAATTCGAACTCGAAGCTCTGGTCGCTCGGACCGGAAGTGGACGTGCCGATCTTCCAAGGTGGCAGGGCATTCGGCGACAAGGCCAAGGCGGAGGCGGCGTACCGCGAGGCGTTGGAAAACTATCGCGACGTCCTCGTGAAGGCGGTCCAGGAAACCGAAGACTCGCTCAATGACACCCGTCGGCTGGCCACCGCATCGCAGGCGCGGGCGCGAGGTTCGAAGAGTTCGAAGAAGGCCGCCGAACTGGTGCGCAAGCGCTACGAAGGCGGCGCGACCGACTACTTCGAAGTCGTCGAGTCCGAGCGGAACTCGCTCAACGGCCAGCGTGAGACTGTGAGTGTACAACTCAACCGCGCCCTCGCCACCACCCGCCTGATCCAGGCGCTTGGCGGCGGATGGACGCGGTGA
- a CDS encoding ATP-dependent DNA ligase, with amino-acid sequence MIPVTFHRGLFLPEADLWLDPWDSQPTAFVSHAHADHFARHQQVICTTTTAGLVRARYKVAESRLLPLDAHVPHELNGHRIRLLPAGHICGSAMIHVTRLSDGATLLYTGDFKTRKSRTCDPATFQQADLLILETTFGLPHYVFPPAMEVESAVLGFVHNTFHDGDVPVLLGYSLGKAQEALALLHEHGIATVVHPKVAEMTDACREVGVKTLPEPQILDSEIAGNLPKDTAIIAPPNAVRSKLLRDIRNRRTAMLSGWAMTPGASYRYRVDEAFPMSDHADHPGLLECVQRVRPKRVLTVHGYAREFAAELRQRDIDAWSATGNDQLELAVVGTRGPAGEKTRKSSVSLRHSRPICPLADFTDLCRLVGETNSRSRKTELLARYLAELDDYLATATTWLTGRALPRAEGSLQTGTAALRRALLKLPGAREERYREISLTQNDAARTARLLLEELHLEPQPLDIAGLKGFFTTLAGTDGSLARIELLAQRLRTLHPAEGETVVKLLTGDLRIGLKEGLVEDALIEAFEADPVSLRRAHMLTGDLGETAQLAKAKSLEEASLHPFVPVKVMLASPSETARTIHERHGDSLWLEPKFDGIRAQLHKQGDRVSVFSRDLRILDRQFPELLEAARSVTGDFILDGEIIAHAEGRRLTFFDLQKRLGRLNTTQTDLFAESAQADLPPVRFIAFDVLLHDTDTLLDLSLMDRRQRLEQVISPKVESAGVITRIPVTKTSGIEAIEEAFKLARGEGHEGLISKDSESPYSPGRRGRAWLKLKGVMPTLDCVVIAAEQGHGKRAEVLSDYTFAVRDETGTLRTIGKAYSGLTDLEIEELTEHFQKHTIEKKRRKHLVEPNLVLEIAFDSIQPSKRHDSGLSLRFPRIKAIRRDKTADEIDTLAYARSLLG; translated from the coding sequence ATGATTCCCGTCACTTTCCACCGCGGTCTGTTCCTGCCCGAGGCGGACCTGTGGCTGGACCCGTGGGATTCGCAACCCACCGCCTTCGTCTCGCACGCTCACGCCGACCACTTCGCGCGCCACCAGCAGGTGATCTGCACGACCACCACGGCCGGCCTGGTCCGCGCCCGCTACAAGGTGGCGGAGTCGAGACTCCTGCCGCTCGACGCGCACGTCCCTCACGAACTCAACGGCCACCGCATCCGGTTGCTCCCGGCCGGCCACATCTGCGGCTCGGCCATGATCCATGTCACGCGCCTGTCCGATGGCGCCACCCTGCTCTACACCGGCGACTTCAAGACCCGGAAAAGTCGCACCTGCGACCCGGCGACCTTTCAACAGGCCGACCTGCTCATCCTCGAAACCACCTTCGGCCTGCCCCACTACGTCTTCCCGCCTGCGATGGAGGTCGAAAGCGCGGTGCTCGGGTTTGTTCACAACACCTTCCACGACGGCGATGTGCCGGTGCTGCTCGGCTACTCGCTGGGCAAGGCGCAGGAGGCACTCGCGCTGCTGCACGAGCACGGGATCGCGACGGTCGTGCACCCGAAGGTCGCGGAGATGACTGATGCCTGCCGCGAGGTCGGAGTTAAGACCCTGCCCGAGCCGCAGATCCTCGACTCGGAGATTGCCGGCAATCTCCCGAAGGACACCGCGATCATCGCGCCGCCGAATGCCGTGCGCTCGAAACTGCTTCGAGACATCCGCAACCGCCGCACCGCGATGCTCAGCGGCTGGGCGATGACGCCCGGCGCGTCCTACCGCTATCGGGTCGACGAGGCATTTCCGATGTCGGACCACGCCGACCATCCGGGCCTTCTCGAATGCGTGCAGCGCGTGCGCCCGAAGCGCGTGCTCACGGTGCACGGCTACGCCCGTGAGTTCGCCGCCGAGCTTCGCCAGCGCGACATCGATGCCTGGTCCGCCACCGGCAACGACCAGCTCGAGCTGGCGGTCGTCGGCACGCGCGGGCCCGCCGGGGAAAAGACGCGCAAGAGCTCCGTCTCACTCCGGCACTCGCGCCCGATCTGCCCGCTCGCCGACTTCACCGACCTCTGCCGCCTCGTTGGTGAAACGAACAGCCGCAGTCGCAAGACGGAGCTTCTCGCACGGTATCTCGCCGAACTCGACGACTACCTGGCAACGGCAACCACCTGGCTCACCGGTCGCGCCCTTCCCCGCGCCGAGGGCTCCCTTCAAACCGGGACAGCCGCCCTGCGTCGCGCGCTGCTGAAACTCCCCGGCGCCCGCGAGGAGCGCTACCGGGAGATCTCGCTGACCCAGAACGACGCCGCCCGCACCGCACGGCTTTTGCTCGAGGAACTTCACCTCGAACCGCAGCCGCTCGACATCGCCGGGCTCAAAGGGTTCTTCACAACGCTCGCCGGAACCGACGGTTCACTCGCCCGGATCGAGCTGCTCGCCCAACGGCTCCGAACCCTGCATCCGGCCGAAGGAGAGACGGTCGTCAAACTGCTCACCGGCGATCTCCGGATCGGACTCAAGGAGGGGCTCGTCGAGGACGCTCTGATCGAAGCCTTCGAAGCCGATCCCGTGTCCTTGCGTCGCGCCCACATGCTCACCGGGGATCTTGGAGAAACCGCCCAGCTCGCCAAAGCCAAGTCGCTTGAGGAGGCATCGCTCCATCCCTTCGTTCCGGTGAAGGTCATGCTGGCTTCTCCCTCGGAAACGGCACGGACCATCCACGAACGGCACGGCGACTCGCTGTGGCTCGAGCCGAAGTTCGACGGCATCCGCGCCCAGCTCCATAAGCAAGGCGATCGGGTGTCCGTCTTCTCACGCGACCTCCGCATCCTCGACCGCCAGTTTCCGGAGCTGCTTGAAGCCGCCCGGAGTGTCACCGGTGACTTCATTCTCGACGGTGAAATCATCGCCCATGCCGAGGGTCGGCGTCTGACCTTCTTCGATCTCCAGAAGCGCCTCGGGCGACTCAACACGACGCAGACCGACCTCTTCGCCGAGTCGGCCCAGGCCGATCTGCCACCGGTCCGCTTCATCGCCTTCGATGTGCTGTTGCACGACACAGACACGCTGCTCGACCTGTCACTCATGGATCGACGTCAGAGGCTGGAACAGGTGATTTCCCCAAAGGTCGAAAGCGCCGGAGTGATCACACGCATCCCGGTCACGAAGACCTCCGGGATCGAAGCCATCGAAGAGGCGTTCAAGCTCGCCCGTGGTGAGGGACACGAAGGGCTGATCTCGAAAGATTCGGAAAGCCCCTACTCTCCGGGTCGCCGCGGCAGGGCGTGGTTGAAGCTCAAAGGCGTGATGCCGACCCTCGACTGCGTGGTTATCGCCGCGGAGCAGGGACATGGCAAACGAGCCGAGGTCCTGAGCGACTACACCTTCGCCGTGCGCGACGAAACCGGAACCCTGCGGACCATCGGCAAGGCCTACAGCGGGTTGACCGACCTCGAGATCGAGGAACTCACCGAGCACTTCCAGAAACACACGATCGAGAAGAAGCGGCGCAAGCACCTCGTCGAACCGAACCTCGTCCTCGAGATCGCCTTCGACTCGATCCAGCCGTCCAAACGCCACGACTCCGGCCTCTCGCTGCGTTTCCCGCGAATCAAGGCCATCCGCCGCGACAAGACCGCCGACGAAATCGACACCCTCGCCTACGCGAGGTCGTTGTTAGGATAG
- a CDS encoding SDR family oxidoreductase encodes MKHVLITGATRGLGRALALGFADSGWAVSGCGTSAHALDALTTDLGDPHLVRVCDVTSSAAVERFVDEAVALHGPPDLLINNAALINANAPLWKVPPEEFSKVIDVNLKGIHHMIRAALPPMLERGSGIIVNLSSGWGRSTSPEVAPYCCTKWGVEGLTLALAQELPKGLAAIPLNPGIIDTDMLRSCFGEGASDFPDAKAWAETAVPFLQKLTPSANGQSLTVG; translated from the coding sequence ATGAAACACGTCCTTATCACCGGCGCCACCCGCGGCCTCGGCCGGGCGCTCGCCCTCGGATTCGCCGATTCCGGCTGGGCCGTCAGCGGCTGCGGGACGTCCGCCCACGCGCTCGATGCCCTCACGACCGACCTCGGCGACCCCCATCTGGTCCGCGTTTGCGACGTCACCTCCTCGGCCGCGGTCGAGCGATTCGTCGACGAGGCCGTGGCCCTTCACGGACCGCCCGACCTGTTGATCAACAATGCGGCCCTGATCAATGCCAACGCCCCGCTCTGGAAGGTCCCGCCGGAAGAATTCTCGAAGGTGATCGACGTCAACCTGAAGGGCATCCACCACATGATCCGTGCCGCCCTGCCCCCGATGCTCGAGCGCGGCTCGGGGATCATCGTCAATCTCTCGTCCGGCTGGGGTCGCTCGACCTCGCCCGAGGTGGCCCCATACTGCTGCACGAAATGGGGGGTCGAGGGCCTGACGCTCGCCCTCGCCCAGGAACTGCCCAAGGGACTCGCCGCGATTCCGCTCAATCCCGGCATCATCGATACCGACATGCTGCGTTCGTGCTTCGGCGAAGGCGCGAGCGATTTCCCGGATGCCAAGGCCTGGGCCGAGACCGCAGTCCCGTTCCTCCAGAAATTGACGCCCTCCGCCAACGGCCAGTCATTGACCGTCGGCTGA